The Euphorbia lathyris chromosome 2, ddEupLath1.1, whole genome shotgun sequence genome includes a window with the following:
- the LOC136216810 gene encoding factor of DNA methylation 4-like: protein MSHSSGKGKERQSVDNRLEDCIDECYEALKRGSIRVKLENSTYICPYCYGKKREYFYRELLEHAYRHGRDLRNADYKEKARHLALEKYMKNYLHDKERSRLEVEGNKKKDTGNSLPTLDPFHSRLEIGCDQKKDTGKGLPTLNLIELSDIPNSSIRNESTRLFVWPWMGIVANVQTQFQGGRWVGESGAKLRNELTTKGFDPVKVHPLWSRAGHSGFAIVEFKKEWDGFKSAIVFDKEFKVNHSGKEDYFNHLSNNRGERLYGWVASDDDYNSQTIVGDYLRKNGDLKSAYDKEAEDKQKDSNLMISLSNSLQRKNETLEKMKIKVEETNASLNNLVEENDSMVRRYNEEIGRMQQVAHHQFARIYLDHENRTLELEAERKELERRERQLEEREIQNKNVMRNLHYQKEKNKMAIVEQKKADEELWKLAEEQKREKEKLCQKILELKKNLDAKQTLELDIERMKGALEVMKHMGEEEEEEEEVMEVKKRMDEIEKDLKEKEEELDDLESLNQTLMVKERTNNDQLQDARKELINVSVRTILYHMFKGEYFKCPSI from the exons ATGTCTCATTCTTcaggaaaaggaaaggaaaggcaGAGTGTTGATAATAGGTTGGAGGATTGTATAGACGAGTGCTATGAAGCCTTGAAAAGGGGAAGCATCAGAGTTAAACTAGAAAACTCAACTTACATATGTCCATACTGCTATGGGAAGAAGAGAGAATACTTTTATAGGGAGCTTCTTGAACATGCTTATCGTCATGGTAGAGATTTACGAAATGCAGATTACAAGGAGAAAGCTCGCCATTTAGCCTTGGAGAAGTATATGAAAAACTACCTCCATGATAAGGAAAGGTCAAGACTTGAGGTAGAAGGCAATAAAAAGAAAGATACAGGTAACAGTTTACCTACTCTTGACCCCTTTCATTCAAGACTTGAGATAGGATGCGATCAAAAGAAAGACACAGGGAAGGGGTTGCCAACTCTTAATTTAATTGAATTGTCCGACATTCCAAATTCTTCAATTCGGAATGAATCAACACGATTGTTTGTTTGGCCTTGGATGGGAATAGTTGCCAATGTTCAAACACAATTTCAAGGTGGACGTTGGGTTGGGGAGAGTGGTGCAAAGCTTAGGAATGAATTGACAACAAAGGGATTTGATCCAGTTAAGGTTCATCCCTTGTGGAGCCGTGCAGGTCATTCAGGATTCGCTATTGTTGAGTTTAAGAAAGAATGGGATGGCTTCAAGAGTGCAATAGTGTTTGATAAGGAATTTAAAGTCAATCATTCTGGAAAGGAGGACTACTTTAACCACCTCTCAAACAATCGAGGGGAGAGATTATATGGATGGGTTGCAAGTGATGATGACTACAATTCACAAACTATTGTTGGTGATTATCTGAGAAAAAATGGTGATTTAAAAAGTGCCTATGATAAAGAAGCTGAGGACAAACAAAAGGATTCAAATCTTATGATCAGTTTAAGCAATAGCTTGCAAAGGAAGAATGAGACTcttgaaaaaatgaaaataaaagttgagGAGACTAATGCATCTTTGAACAATCTAGTAGAAGAAAATGATTCGATGGTCAGACGGTATAATGAAG AAATTGGACGGATGCAACAGGTTGCACATCATCAGTTTGCAAGGATTTATTTAGACCATGAGAACAGAACACTAGAACTGGAAGCTGAAAGAAAAGAATTGGAGAGGCGTGAAAGACAACtggaagaaagagaaattcaaaataaaaatgtgatgaGAAATCTTCATTATCAAAAGGAAAAG AATAAGATGGCAATTGTGGAGCAGAAAAAGGCAGATGAGGAACTGTGGAAGTTGGCAGAAGAACAAAag agagaaaaagagaaactCTGCCAGAAAATTCTTGAACTAAAGAAGAATCTTGATGCTAAACAAACACTAGAATTGGATATTGAACGAATGAAAGGGGCACTAGAAGTAATGAAGCATatgggagaagaagaagaagaagaagaagaagtcatGGAGGTGAAGAAAAGGATGGATGAAATAGAGAAAgatttaaaggaaaaagaagaagaactagatgaCCTAGAGTCTCTTAATCAAACTCTTATGGTGAAGGAGCGGACGAATAATGACCAGTTGCAAGATGCGCGTAAAGAATTAATAAATGTAAGTGTTAGAACTATCTTATATCATATGTTCAAGGGTGAATATTTCAAATGCCCCTCAATTTGA